A stretch of the Clostridium fungisolvens genome encodes the following:
- a CDS encoding PTS mannitol transporter subunit IICB, with protein sequence MANNSSAKAKVQRFGNFLSSMVLPNIGAFIAWGLITALFIPTGWMPNAYFAKLVGPMITYLLPILIGYQGGKLVYDTRGGVVGAIATAGVVVGASIPMFLGAMVMGPLGGWLIKKFDKLVDGKIPTGFEMLVNNFSSGILGGGLSLLAFTYIEPLVAGVSTGLGNIAQGITNAGLLPLIAIVVEPAKILFLNNAINHGVLSPLGIQQAASAGKSIFFLLEPNPGPGLGILLAFWLYAKGTAKQSAPGAIIIHFLGGIHEIYFPYVLMKPLLLLAVIAGGIAGDLTFVVLHAGLVAAPSPGSIISLMAMSPKGGQLPVLAGVAVATAVSFLVASVIIKRDPQGEDIEEAQAKVKDMKAESKGQTIAQATTGDVKLIVFACDAGMGSSAMGESILKKALKDAGITGVEVSHSPVDSIPGNADVVFTQENLYERAKKSAKTDRILTVKNFLDRARYDEFINQLKK encoded by the coding sequence ATGGCAAATAATTCATCAGCAAAAGCCAAAGTTCAAAGATTTGGTAACTTCCTTAGTTCAATGGTTTTACCAAATATAGGAGCATTTATTGCATGGGGATTAATAACAGCATTATTTATCCCAACAGGTTGGATGCCAAATGCATACTTTGCAAAATTGGTAGGTCCAATGATCACTTACTTACTTCCAATACTAATAGGTTACCAAGGTGGTAAACTTGTATATGATACAAGAGGAGGAGTAGTAGGTGCTATAGCTACAGCAGGTGTTGTTGTAGGAGCATCAATCCCAATGTTCTTAGGAGCAATGGTAATGGGTCCACTAGGTGGATGGTTAATCAAGAAGTTTGACAAACTAGTAGATGGAAAAATCCCAACTGGATTTGAAATGTTAGTTAACAACTTCTCATCTGGTATATTAGGTGGAGGACTTTCATTATTAGCTTTCACTTATATAGAACCACTTGTTGCAGGAGTTTCAACTGGTCTAGGTAATATAGCTCAAGGAATTACAAACGCTGGATTACTTCCTCTAATAGCAATAGTTGTTGAACCAGCTAAGATATTATTCTTAAACAACGCTATCAACCACGGAGTATTATCTCCTTTAGGAATTCAACAAGCTGCATCAGCAGGAAAATCAATATTCTTCTTATTGGAACCAAACCCAGGTCCAGGACTTGGTATACTTCTAGCATTCTGGTTATATGCTAAAGGAACTGCAAAACAATCAGCACCTGGTGCTATCATAATCCACTTCTTAGGTGGTATACATGAAATTTATTTCCCATATGTATTAATGAAACCACTTTTATTATTAGCTGTAATAGCTGGTGGAATCGCTGGAGACTTAACATTTGTAGTATTACATGCTGGTCTTGTAGCAGCTCCATCACCAGGAAGTATAATTTCCTTAATGGCAATGTCTCCAAAAGGTGGACAATTACCAGTATTAGCGGGTGTTGCAGTAGCAACAGCAGTATCATTCTTAGTGGCTTCTGTAATAATAAAGAGAGATCCACAAGGTGAAGATATCGAAGAAGCTCAAGCTAAAGTTAAAGACATGAAAGCTGAAAGCAAAGGTCAAACAATAGCTCAAGCAACAACTGGCGACGTTAAGTTAATAGTATTTGCTTGCGATGCTGGTATGGGATCTTCAGCAATGGGAGAATCAATACTTAAGAAAGCATTAAAAGATGCAGGTATCACTGGTGTTGAAGTTAGCCACTCCCCTGTAGATAGTATTCCAGGAAATGCTGATGTAGTATTTACTCAGGAAAACTTATACGAAAGAGCTAAAAAGTCAGCTAAAACTGATAGAATCCTAACTGTGAAAAATTTCTTAGATCGTGCTAGATATGATGAATTTATAAATCAGTTAAAGAAATAA
- a CDS encoding BglG family transcription antiterminator, producing MENFTPRQQFILSRILNEGSLNIKSLLKQLDISTRTILREITAINKELKKYSVTIFSHEDMELSISGNKKSIEELKISLNQVPMQWLFSKEQRQIIMACELLITKEPLKASYFSHKFNVVMGSISLDLDNIEKLLLTKNLCLFRRRNQGISIEGSEWNIRIALVEFLLELKPYEDLLAILYDEEVDQTVQAFFEIIFGTKLINLVKSIFNGSKFSYIRVNDVKYFTLFIQLLLAIRRTESGDSIKLPEKMKNEIISSEAYEKIKIIDEDLRENGITLPEEELVYLTLYLSEYNYFLNNSNNLMQSDVNYEDIALELIADVSKKIQVDITGDAQLIKDLSQHFKQTFYMLNIGLVVINPLVNEIKEHYSELFKIIKNRCKLIFSRYNLKIPSDEVGYIAMHIDVAIQRQQEASRKINALIVCPGGIATARILSSKVNSLFPDIGELTVSSINNMNNKIEEDLYDLIISTVAINSQTKGKVIVVSPFMSKTDIEKISNFIFDFKVNGEQRTSTLSSSLKNEEVTSLDYGLADDLLKNFRLNKTKVNDFLELIDFIADDVYKSNLTNDKQAIKFGILKREEKGNVVVPGSNIALLHTRTDKMTKPFIGVYRITDPLSMNSIGFATEQTGTFLVLIARRDESNYILQLLGKISVALIEDKNFVNILKLGGITDIRNYLVNIVNKEEDI from the coding sequence ATGGAAAATTTCACCCCTAGACAACAGTTTATATTAAGTAGAATTTTAAATGAAGGCTCTTTAAATATAAAGAGCCTTCTTAAACAATTAGATATCAGCACGAGAACAATTCTAAGAGAGATCACAGCGATAAATAAGGAACTGAAGAAGTACAGTGTTACCATATTTTCGCATGAAGATATGGAATTATCTATTTCAGGTAATAAAAAGAGTATTGAAGAGTTGAAGATATCTTTAAATCAAGTTCCTATGCAATGGCTATTTAGTAAAGAACAAAGACAGATAATAATGGCTTGTGAACTTCTTATAACAAAAGAACCATTAAAAGCAAGTTATTTTAGTCATAAATTCAATGTTGTTATGGGAAGTATAAGTTTAGATTTAGATAACATTGAAAAATTACTACTTACTAAAAATTTATGTCTATTCAGAAGAAGAAATCAAGGCATAAGTATTGAAGGTTCTGAATGGAATATAAGAATTGCATTGGTTGAGTTTTTATTAGAACTTAAACCTTATGAAGATCTTTTAGCAATATTATATGATGAAGAGGTTGATCAAACAGTTCAAGCTTTCTTCGAGATAATATTTGGAACTAAGCTTATAAATCTTGTGAAATCAATATTCAATGGTTCTAAGTTTAGTTATATAAGAGTAAATGATGTGAAATATTTCACATTGTTCATACAGTTGCTTTTGGCAATTAGAAGAACAGAATCTGGTGACAGTATTAAACTGCCAGAAAAAATGAAAAATGAAATTATTAGTTCCGAAGCTTATGAAAAAATAAAAATCATTGATGAAGATTTAAGAGAGAATGGAATAACTTTACCTGAAGAAGAATTGGTTTATTTAACTTTGTATTTAAGTGAATATAATTATTTTCTAAATAATAGTAATAATCTTATGCAATCAGATGTTAACTATGAAGATATTGCTTTAGAGTTAATAGCTGATGTGTCAAAGAAAATACAAGTGGATATTACCGGAGATGCACAATTAATTAAGGATCTATCGCAGCATTTTAAGCAAACTTTTTACATGCTTAATATAGGACTTGTGGTAATAAATCCGTTAGTAAATGAAATAAAGGAGCACTATAGTGAGCTATTTAAGATAATAAAAAATAGATGTAAGCTCATTTTTTCAAGATATAATTTGAAAATTCCTTCTGATGAAGTAGGATATATTGCTATGCATATAGATGTGGCCATCCAAAGGCAGCAAGAAGCCTCTAGGAAGATAAATGCCTTAATAGTATGTCCTGGTGGAATAGCTACAGCTAGGATACTTTCAAGTAAGGTAAACTCGCTTTTCCCGGATATAGGAGAACTTACTGTTTCATCTATAAATAATATGAATAATAAAATTGAAGAGGATTTATATGATTTAATCATATCTACAGTAGCTATTAATTCTCAGACTAAAGGGAAAGTTATTGTTGTATCGCCATTTATGTCTAAAACTGATATTGAGAAGATAAGTAATTTTATCTTTGATTTTAAGGTAAATGGAGAACAAAGAACTTCAACACTTTCTAGTTCTTTAAAAAATGAGGAAGTCACAAGCTTAGATTATGGGCTTGCAGATGATCTTCTAAAAAACTTTCGTTTGAATAAAACAAAAGTAAATGATTTTTTAGAACTAATAGATTTTATTGCAGATGATGTATATAAAAGTAATCTTACTAATGATAAGCAAGCAATCAAGTTTGGGATACTTAAAAGAGAAGAAAAAGGAAATGTAGTTGTTCCGGGAAGCAATATTGCATTGCTTCATACTAGAACTGATAAAATGACAAAGCCTTTTATAGGGGTTTATAGGATTACTGATCCATTAAGCATGAACAGCATTGGATTTGCTACAGAACAAACAGGTACTTTTCTAGTACTTATAGCTAGAAGAGATGAAAGTAATTATATCTTGCAGCTTTTAGGCAAGATAAGTGTTGCATTGATAGAAGATAAAAATTTTGTAAATATATTAAAGCTAGGTGGAATAACTGATATAAGGAACTATCTAGTTAATATCGTAAATAAAGAGGAGGACATTTGA
- a CDS encoding PTS sugar transporter subunit IIA, producing the protein MNKNVLVEENIVLNLQSEGKYEAIERAGRLLVANGYVNENYIQGMREREDEVSTFMGNGVAIPHGMNEYKKQILNSGIVILQYPNGVDFGDGNTAYMVIGIAGVGDEHMAILSQIALTIQYEENVEKLKAAKTPQAIMEIIQEEGEM; encoded by the coding sequence ATGAACAAAAACGTTTTAGTCGAAGAAAATATTGTATTAAATCTCCAATCAGAAGGAAAATATGAGGCGATAGAAAGAGCAGGAAGATTACTAGTAGCTAATGGATATGTAAATGAAAACTATATCCAAGGAATGAGAGAAAGAGAAGATGAAGTTTCAACATTCATGGGAAATGGAGTTGCTATTCCACATGGAATGAACGAATATAAAAAACAAATATTAAATTCAGGAATAGTTATACTACAATACCCAAATGGTGTTGATTTTGGTGACGGAAATACTGCATATATGGTAATAGGAATAGCAGGTGTTGGTGATGAGCATATGGCTATCCTTTCCCAAATAGCATTAACTATACAATATGAAGAAAATGTAGAAAAACTAAAAGCTGCAAAAACTCCACAAGCAATAATGGAGATTATACAAGAAGAAGGTGAAATGTAA
- a CDS encoding mannitol-1-phosphate 5-dehydrogenase produces MKAVHFGAGNIGRGFIGYLLSKSDYQVTFVDISDFLVDEINKHKEYTVITLSTSENKEKINGVDAIHLKDLENLEKAIIEADLITTSIGANNLGSTGKLLKGLLEKRMAVTDKKVDIIACENAIMATDMIKKAILEDASEELVKYLDAYVGFPNSAVDRIVPNVNIEKELPIDVAVEDFYEWDIEKGKVKVNGSVAGAEYVENLAPYLERKLFLLNGAHATTAYLGYLLGYNFIHEAIKDEYIRAVVVDFHKEAVKALSEKHKMDFNALTEYSHKLIGRFENPYLQDEVFRVGRDPIRKLSANDRLITPLKLCYELNLENGNIVTGIAAGLLFDAKDDDKAQEIQTAINTKGVKEAIVQVTGLSIDSPLVDLIAKKYEELKKLKK; encoded by the coding sequence ATGAAAGCTGTACATTTTGGTGCTGGAAATATAGGTAGAGGCTTTATAGGATACCTATTATCAAAATCAGATTATCAAGTAACCTTCGTGGATATTTCAGATTTTTTAGTTGATGAAATAAATAAACACAAAGAATATACTGTAATAACTTTAAGTACTTCAGAAAATAAAGAAAAGATAAATGGCGTAGATGCTATTCATCTTAAAGATCTTGAGAACTTAGAAAAGGCAATAATAGAAGCTGACTTAATCACTACTTCAATAGGTGCTAACAACCTAGGAAGCACTGGAAAGCTATTAAAAGGCTTACTAGAAAAGAGAATGGCTGTAACTGATAAGAAGGTTGACATAATTGCTTGTGAAAATGCAATAATGGCTACTGACATGATTAAGAAGGCTATATTAGAAGATGCTAGTGAAGAATTAGTTAAGTATTTAGATGCTTATGTAGGTTTCCCAAACAGTGCAGTTGATAGAATCGTTCCTAACGTAAATATCGAAAAAGAACTTCCTATAGACGTAGCTGTTGAAGATTTCTATGAATGGGATATTGAAAAAGGTAAAGTAAAGGTAAATGGATCAGTAGCAGGTGCTGAATATGTTGAAAATCTAGCTCCATATCTTGAAAGAAAGTTATTCCTTTTAAATGGAGCACATGCAACTACAGCATACCTTGGATACTTATTGGGATATAACTTCATACATGAAGCTATAAAAGATGAATATATAAGAGCTGTTGTTGTAGATTTCCATAAAGAAGCTGTTAAGGCTTTAAGTGAAAAGCATAAAATGGATTTCAATGCGCTTACTGAGTATTCTCATAAGCTTATTGGAAGATTTGAAAATCCTTATCTTCAAGACGAAGTTTTCCGTGTAGGACGTGATCCAATAAGAAAACTATCAGCTAACGATAGATTAATAACTCCATTAAAACTTTGTTATGAACTTAACTTAGAAAATGGAAATATAGTAACTGGTATAGCAGCAGGTCTTTTATTTGATGCTAAAGATGATGATAAGGCACAAGAGATCCAAACTGCTATAAACACTAAGGGTGTAAAAGAAGCTATTGTTCAAGTTACTGGTTTATCAATAGATAGTCCACTAGTTGATTTAATTGCTAAGAAATATGAAGAGTTAAAGAAATTAAAAAAGTAG
- the glmS gene encoding glutamine--fructose-6-phosphate transaminase (isomerizing), translating to MCGIVGYLGEKKATPILVEGLSKLEYRGYDSSGIAVIEDGEIKIEKCRGRLSNLKDKVADKEYAGSIGIGHTRWATHGEPSDVNSHPHSNNDGTIAVVHNGIIENYIVLREWLISEGYKFVSETDTEVIPHLVDYYFDGNLEDAVIKATKKMEGSYALGVVAKNDPGKIVAVRKDSPLVIGVGENESFIASDIPAVLNMTRDVYLLEDKEFVVMTKDGITIYDESKKKVEKQIFHVTWDIDAAEKGGYDHFMLKEIYEQPKAIKDTLTSRVVKGEKIKLDGIHLTKEQIENFDRVYIIACGTAYHSGVVGKYVIERLAKIPVEIDVASEFRYRNPLITDRTLMICISQSGETADTLAALRLAKEEGARIIAITNVVGSSISREADDVFYTWAGPEIAVASTKAYITMLIALYIIALYMAEAKHTVRETEIEKIKDGLLNLSEKTAEILNDVDTIKSFVDHLYSKNDVYYLGRGLDYAVAMEGSLKLKEISYIHSEAYAGGELKHGTIALIEEGTSVIALATQSELYDKQISNIREVKTRGANVLGIAMEGQTEIEKTVDQTIYIPKVMSILAPVLSVIPLQILAYYTAVQKGCDVDKPRNLAKSVTVE from the coding sequence ATGTGTGGAATAGTAGGATATTTAGGAGAAAAGAAAGCAACACCAATATTAGTTGAAGGATTAAGCAAGCTTGAGTATAGAGGTTATGATTCATCAGGAATAGCTGTTATTGAAGATGGAGAAATAAAGATCGAAAAGTGCAGAGGAAGACTTTCAAACCTTAAAGACAAAGTTGCAGACAAAGAATATGCTGGTAGCATTGGAATAGGTCATACAAGATGGGCAACTCACGGAGAACCATCTGATGTTAACTCACATCCTCATAGCAATAATGACGGAACTATAGCAGTTGTTCATAACGGAATTATCGAAAACTATATAGTTCTTAGAGAATGGTTAATATCAGAAGGATACAAGTTTGTTTCTGAAACAGACACAGAAGTTATACCTCATTTAGTTGATTACTACTTCGATGGAAACTTAGAAGATGCTGTAATAAAAGCAACTAAGAAGATGGAAGGAAGCTATGCATTAGGAGTTGTTGCAAAAAATGATCCTGGTAAGATAGTAGCTGTAAGAAAAGATAGTCCACTAGTAATAGGTGTTGGAGAAAACGAAAGCTTCATAGCTTCAGATATTCCAGCAGTTTTAAATATGACAAGAGACGTTTATTTATTAGAAGATAAAGAATTTGTTGTTATGACTAAAGATGGAATAACAATATATGATGAAAGCAAGAAGAAAGTTGAAAAGCAAATATTCCATGTAACTTGGGATATAGATGCAGCTGAAAAGGGTGGATATGACCACTTCATGCTTAAAGAAATATATGAACAACCAAAGGCTATAAAAGATACTTTAACTTCAAGAGTTGTTAAGGGAGAAAAGATTAAGCTTGATGGTATTCATTTAACAAAAGAACAAATAGAAAACTTCGATAGAGTTTATATAATAGCTTGTGGAACAGCTTATCATTCAGGTGTAGTTGGTAAGTATGTAATCGAAAGATTAGCAAAGATACCAGTAGAAATAGACGTTGCATCTGAATTCAGATACAGAAATCCACTTATAACAGACAGAACTCTTATGATCTGTATCAGCCAATCTGGTGAAACAGCAGATACTTTAGCAGCTTTAAGACTTGCTAAAGAAGAAGGCGCTAGAATAATAGCTATAACAAACGTTGTTGGTAGCTCAATTTCAAGAGAAGCAGACGATGTATTCTATACATGGGCTGGTCCTGAAATAGCTGTTGCTTCAACAAAAGCTTATATAACTATGCTTATAGCTCTTTATATAATAGCTTTATACATGGCTGAAGCTAAACACACAGTAAGAGAAACTGAAATAGAAAAGATAAAAGATGGTTTATTAAATCTTTCTGAAAAGACTGCTGAAATATTAAATGATGTAGATACAATTAAATCATTTGTAGATCATTTGTACAGCAAGAACGATGTATACTACTTAGGAAGAGGTCTTGACTATGCAGTAGCTATGGAAGGATCATTAAAGCTTAAGGAAATATCATACATCCATTCAGAAGCATATGCAGGTGGGGAATTAAAGCACGGAACAATAGCTTTAATAGAAGAAGGCACTTCAGTAATAGCTCTTGCAACTCAAAGCGAGTTATATGACAAGCAAATCAGTAATATAAGAGAAGTTAAGACAAGAGGGGCAAACGTACTAGGAATAGCAATGGAAGGACAAACAGAAATCGAAAAGACTGTAGACCAAACAATCTACATTCCAAAGGTTATGTCAATACTTGCTCCAGTACTTTCAGTAATTCCACTACAAATCCTTGCTTACTACACAGCTGTTCAAAAGGGCTGCGATGTTGATAAGCCAAGAAACTTAGCAAAATCAGTTACTGTTGAGTAA
- a CDS encoding MCP four helix bundle domain-containing protein has translation MNLLKNLKIRQKLISCFLLISIIMGVLGGIGISQIKKINSNSTSMYEDNLIHLRSVDELKENFLQIHSDLISLLTTKDLEKKSKIKQEIEELTEEDMALSEKFKNEDGLTNDEKEMITTFNQYHEDYMMERKKFIELIDSDRYEEEQMAFDMVTELRNKTFDSINAIIDTNLKEAKNANNSNNSIFKNSFNLMIGIVVFGFISALALGLLISTLLSKQINKVLIFAD, from the coding sequence ATGAATTTATTGAAGAACTTGAAGATAAGACAGAAACTTATAAGTTGTTTTTTATTAATTTCAATTATCATGGGAGTACTTGGTGGGATAGGAATATCACAAATAAAGAAAATAAACTCTAATTCGACATCTATGTATGAAGACAATTTAATTCATTTAAGATCTGTAGATGAACTAAAAGAGAATTTTTTGCAAATACATTCAGACTTAATATCTCTTTTAACAACTAAAGATTTAGAGAAGAAATCAAAAATTAAACAAGAAATTGAAGAGTTGACAGAAGAAGATATGGCTCTCTCTGAGAAGTTTAAGAATGAAGATGGATTAACTAATGATGAGAAAGAAATGATAACAACATTTAATCAGTATCATGAAGATTATATGATGGAGCGTAAAAAATTTATAGAACTGATTGATTCTGATAGGTACGAAGAAGAACAGATGGCTTTCGATATGGTAACAGAATTAAGAAATAAAACCTTTGATAGTATTAATGCAATAATTGATACTAATCTAAAAGAAGCAAAAAATGCAAATAACTCAAATAACTCTATATTTAAAAATTCATTCAATTTAATGATTGGCATTGTAGTATTTGGATTTATATCAGCATTAGCACTTGGTTTACTAATATCCACGTTACTATCTAAGCAAATAAACAAGGTGTTAATATTTGCAGATTAA
- a CDS encoding methyl-accepting chemotaxis protein has translation MELSQKAKEGDNASKQIQVRAVQIKDRGLKAIDMSKKIYREKQINILRAIEDGKVVEEIKVMADSIASIASQTNLLALNAAIESARAGDLGKGFAVVADEIRILAEQSSENVSNIQKVISQVNNAFNNLSSNVEDILKFIDNNVNPDYELFLETALKYENDSAFIKAMSEEIATGVSNILSSIEQTSNAIEAVSATAQQSAENSEGILSSVDETNHATQDVLSSVQKQVLLSDELKSLVQRFKI, from the coding sequence ATTGAACTCTCTCAGAAGGCCAAGGAAGGAGATAATGCTTCAAAACAAATTCAAGTTCGTGCGGTACAGATAAAAGACAGAGGATTGAAAGCAATAGATATGTCAAAAAAGATATATCGAGAGAAACAGATAAACATACTAAGAGCAATAGAAGATGGAAAGGTTGTTGAAGAAATTAAGGTTATGGCAGACTCAATAGCAAGTATAGCATCTCAGACTAATCTCCTAGCTTTAAATGCAGCTATTGAGTCAGCAAGAGCTGGTGATCTTGGCAAAGGATTTGCTGTAGTTGCTGATGAGATCAGAATTCTTGCAGAACAATCGTCGGAGAATGTTTCAAATATACAAAAGGTAATAAGTCAAGTTAATAATGCCTTTAACAATCTTTCAAGTAATGTTGAGGATATATTAAAATTTATTGATAACAATGTAAACCCAGACTATGAATTATTCTTAGAGACTGCATTGAAGTACGAAAATGATTCCGCTTTTATTAAAGCTATGTCGGAAGAAATTGCTACTGGTGTATCCAATATACTAAGCTCAATCGAACAAACTAGTAATGCTATTGAAGCTGTATCTGCAACCGCTCAACAATCCGCAGAAAATTCAGAAGGGATACTAAGTAGCGTTGATGAGACAAATCATGCGACTCAAGATGTTTTAAGTTCAGTTCAAAAACAGGTTCTTCTATCTGATGAGCTTAAATCTCTAGTTCAAAGATTTAAAATTTAG
- a CDS encoding polyprenyl synthetase family protein, translating into MLRFIEASNAVRKELNEVENILKNIDEDLIKGASKEVFEYFFKNSGKYLRPMLILLSAKAIKPDMTIEQRVHLINLCVAVELIHSASLIHDDIIDNDLFRRGQKTLNGVYGRKIAVLAGDALFAKAFNILASMTTRDGEQVMTQVVEKMCVAEIEQAQYSEGSRKEYLRIIEGKTAVFMSACCKLGALVANAGREEVVALEKYGLNLGMVYQITDDCLDGDLNAIRNNITIDNAKEFVVKAELDVEGIESSIYKEGLTNLLYYVIESYDSKVKKA; encoded by the coding sequence GTGTTAAGGTTTATTGAAGCAAGTAATGCAGTAAGGAAAGAGCTAAATGAAGTGGAGAATATTTTAAAAAATATAGACGAGGACCTTATAAAAGGAGCATCAAAAGAAGTTTTTGAATATTTTTTTAAAAATTCTGGCAAATACCTTCGTCCAATGCTTATATTACTTTCTGCTAAAGCTATAAAACCAGATATGACTATAGAGCAGAGAGTACATTTAATTAATTTATGTGTAGCTGTTGAACTCATTCATAGTGCCAGCTTGATACATGATGACATAATCGATAATGACTTATTCCGACGAGGTCAGAAAACCCTTAATGGAGTGTATGGAAGAAAAATAGCTGTTCTAGCTGGAGATGCTTTATTTGCAAAAGCTTTCAACATTTTAGCTAGTATGACAACCAGAGATGGAGAACAGGTGATGACACAAGTTGTAGAAAAAATGTGTGTTGCAGAAATTGAACAAGCTCAATATAGCGAAGGTTCTAGAAAAGAGTACCTTAGGATAATTGAAGGAAAAACGGCAGTCTTTATGAGTGCCTGTTGTAAGTTAGGGGCGCTTGTAGCTAATGCTGGAAGAGAAGAAGTCGTAGCTTTAGAGAAGTACGGCTTAAACTTAGGAATGGTATATCAAATTACGGATGATTGTTTAGATGGGGATCTCAATGCTATTAGAAATAATATAACAATAGATAATGCTAAAGAATTTGTTGTGAAAGCTGAGTTGGATGTTGAAGGCATAGAATCATCAATATATAAAGAAGGATTAACAAATCTTTTATATTACGTTATTGAATCTTATGATTCAAAAGTAAAAAAAGCTTAG
- a CDS encoding DoxX family membrane protein, with translation MKFLKNTYFTVVWTILRVWLGIQWIVPAIEKLKDPTWVGSKSGVAITGFLKGAVAKATGEHPAVQGWYAAFVQNVALPNAQFFSYLIPVGELLVGVSLILGAATIIGLFAGAFMNLNYLLAGTTSTNPTLYTVAIILIAVGANAYLIGLDRFIVPYIKEKFRSQVA, from the coding sequence ATGAAATTTTTAAAAAACACATATTTTACAGTTGTATGGACTATTTTACGTGTTTGGCTTGGAATTCAATGGATAGTTCCAGCTATTGAAAAGCTTAAAGACCCAACTTGGGTAGGTAGTAAATCTGGAGTGGCTATAACAGGATTTTTAAAAGGTGCAGTAGCAAAAGCAACTGGGGAGCATCCAGCAGTACAAGGATGGTACGCAGCATTTGTACAGAATGTAGCACTTCCAAATGCTCAGTTCTTTTCTTATTTAATACCAGTTGGTGAGCTTCTTGTGGGAGTTAGTTTAATATTAGGCGCTGCTACTATAATAGGATTATTTGCGGGTGCTTTTATGAATCTAAACTATCTATTAGCAGGTACAACTAGTACCAATCCAACTCTTTATACCGTGGCTATTATTTTAATAGCTGTTGGCGCTAATGCATACTTAATAGGTCTTGATCGTTTTATTGTTCCATATATAAAAGAAAAGTTTAGAAGTCAGGTAGCGTAA
- a CDS encoding FixH family protein: MGKKTIRGLIFGLMFVLVSSTVALADEMNMGKATSKSVDGITAELSFKDEEAKTGKDQIMITLHDINDKEIDNADVTIIAKMPQDDSMKMDSNEPITIKLEKSEKGQYMRDINFTDKGKWIVTADITVQGEKKSIDFDVNVVSGGPNWIVIGGFLGAIALIIVVAAIKKKQAK; encoded by the coding sequence ATGGGAAAGAAAACAATTAGAGGGTTAATATTTGGCTTAATGTTTGTACTAGTTTCTTCTACAGTTGCTTTAGCCGATGAAATGAATATGGGAAAGGCTACGTCAAAGAGTGTTGATGGAATAACAGCTGAGCTTTCTTTTAAAGATGAAGAAGCAAAGACTGGCAAAGATCAAATAATGATTACTTTGCATGATATCAACGATAAAGAAATTGATAATGCAGATGTGACTATAATTGCTAAGATGCCACAAGATGATTCAATGAAAATGGATAGTAATGAACCAATAACAATAAAGTTAGAGAAAAGTGAAAAAGGTCAGTACATGAGAGATATAAACTTCACTGATAAAGGTAAGTGGATAGTAACTGCTGATATTACAGTACAAGGTGAAAAGAAGAGTATTGATTTTGATGTGAATGTAGTTAGTGGTGGCCCAAACTGGATTGTTATAGGTGGGTTTTTAGGAGCTATTGCACTAATAATCGTTGTTGCAGCTATAAAAAAGAAGCAAGCAAAATAG